In Zingiber officinale cultivar Zhangliang chromosome 6A, Zo_v1.1, whole genome shotgun sequence, a single genomic region encodes these proteins:
- the LOC121994818 gene encoding uncharacterized protein LOC121994818 gives MDKGWMFLPRQTEEYRKGLENFLDFAFSNANINGTIACPCTRCKIGICVSREEAYDHLTVDGFIKGYTHWVAHGEIACSAPSISSSVLSRDDVDNIEGLVHDAFGVQQHDGSTINTAGFEKDKDIPFGEAEKFYKLIVDSQKELYPGCKKFSKLAFIIRLLHLKCLGKMTNKVFNMLLDLLREAFPNAMKDLPKSYYEAEKLMKQLGLGYEKIDACPNDCTLYWGLDKERVLCKTCNEPRWETSEDDPTGDKRKVACKVLWYFPIKPRLQRLFMSYKTVVHMRWHSESRTKDSYMRHPADSPAWKTFDHNHPEFAKDPRNIRLGLASDGFNPFKI, from the coding sequence ATGGATAAAGGTTGGATGTTTTTACCAAGACAAACTGAGGAATACAGAAAAGGACTTGAGAATTTTCTAGATTTTGCATTTTCTAATGCAAACATAAATGGAACAATTGCATGTCCTTGTACAAGATGTAAGATTGGCATATGTGTTTCAAGAGAGGAGGCTTATGATCATTTGACGGTTGATGGATTTATTAAAGGTTATACTCACTGGGTTGCTCATGGAGAGATAGCATGTAGTGCACCTTCAATATCTAGTTCGGTTCTGTCTCGTGATGATGTAGATAACATAGAGGGACTAGTTCATGATGCTTTTGGGGTCCAACAACACGATGGTAGTACAATCAATACAGCAGGATTTGAAAAGGATAAAGATATTCCGTTTGGGGAGGccgaaaaattctataaattaattgTTGATTCACAAAAGGAGTTATATCCCGGATGTAAGAAATTCTCAAAACTTGCATTCATCATTCGCTTGCTACACTTAAAATGTCTTGGAAAAATGACCAATAAAGTCTTTAATATGCTTTTGGATTTGTTGAGAGAAGCATTTCCAAATGCCATGAAAGATTTACCAAAGTCATACTATGAAGCAGAGAAATTGATGAAGCAATTAGGACTTGGTTATGAAAAAAtcgatgcttgccctaatgattgtactTTGTACTGGGGGTTGGACAAGGAAAGAGTTCTCTGTAAAACATGCAATGAGCCTAGATGGGAAACATCTGAAGATGATCCTACTGGTGACAAGAGGAAAGTTGCATGTAAGGTTTTATGGTATTTTCCAATCAAGCCTAGGTTACAACGTTTGTTCATGTCCTACAAAACGGTCGTCCATATGAGATGGCATTCTGAATCTCGCACAAAAGACAGTTACATGCGACACCCAGCTGATTCCCCAGCTTGGAAAACGTTTGACCATAACCACCCAGAATTTGCGAAGGATCCTAGAAACATAAGGCTAGGATTAGCTTCAGATGGATTTAATCCATTTAAAATATGA